Genomic DNA from Cydia splendana unplaced genomic scaffold, ilCydSple1.2 scaffold_48_ctg1, whole genome shotgun sequence:
CTAtataaagaattattttttattataaaatttggaaaattATTTGGACTGTTTAGACAACCGTTATACATTTTAATGAACCATTCGTCCTTAGTATTGGCTACCGCGTTTGCAAGGGAGATGGCAGACATGGGGACAGCACGTGACAGAGCATCTGGGATCACATTGTCAACGCCACGACGATGCTTGATTTCGAAGTTGAAAGAACTTAGACGGACTCCCCAGCGTGCAAGTCTACCGGTTGGATTCTCCAAGGAAAGAAACCATTTCAACGCGATATGGTCTGTACACAGTGTAAACTTTTGGCCATTCTCTAAGTAACAGCGCCAGTGCTCGAGCGCTACTATTGCACTGAGTGTTTCCCTCTCAGTAATGCTGTAGTTTTTTTCGGCACCGGTGAGAGCTCGGCTCATGTAGGCTACTGGGTATTCCTTTCCATCTATGGTCTGGGTCAGCATGCCGCCAAGACCATAGTTGCTAGCGTCAACGTGAACCTCAAAGGGCTTAGAATAGTCCGGGCAAGCGAGGATCGGCGCGGAAACTAAACAATCCTTCAACGCATTAAAAGCCGCTTCAGCTTCGGGCGTCCACTTGAACGGCGGTGCTTTCTTGCCATTCGAAGTCAAACTATTGAGCGGCCAGGCCACGGTGCTGAAGTTTGGAACGAAACGTCGGTACCACGTTGCTGTACCGAGAAAGCGTTTCAGTTCAGTTTTGCTTGTCGGAGCAGGAAAATTTAAAATGGCGTCTACTTTATTTGGGTCCGTACGCAAACCACGAGAATCTACAATATAGCCTAAATATTTTAATTCGCTACGGAAGAATTGACATTTCTCGAAATTTACTGTCAAATAAGCAGACTTAAGCTTATCTAGAACGCGCAAAAGACGAGACACGTGTTCTTCAAAAGTCGAGCTAATAATGATAATATCGTCTAAGTATGCAAAAGTCTTAAGTTCCATGTCGCCAAACAACAAATCTACTAGGCGTTGCTGAGTCGCAGGCGCATTGGTGAGGCCAAAAGCGGTGGTTTTAAACCTTAATGTTCCGCGACCTGGCACATAAAAAGCAGTTTTATCGCGATCTGAAGGTTCTATGGGGATCTGCCAGAACGCCTTAGAAAGATCAACGCTGGACAGGTACTTTGCGTCTCGAAGATTATCGAGAATTTCCGAAACGTATGGCAAATTGTACGCGTCACGTTTAGTCACAGCGTTGAGCTTCCTACTATCGAGGCAGAACCTAGGCTGTCCATTCTTCTTAGTCACTATAAGTACTGGTGAAGACCACGCGCTCTCACATGTTTCAACAACGTCTAAAGACAGCATTTCGTCGACCTGCTCCACTAGAATACGCTGTTTTTCAGGCGACATCCTGTAATAACGCTGCCTAATAGGTTGAGCGTCACCTGTATCTATTTTGTGCGTTATCAAGTTCGTCCTACCTAAACCTTTTTCTTCCATAGATATGGATTTGAATTGAGCTATAACATTATCAGCAATTGACTTCTGCGATTCGACTAGGTTTTCATAAGAGTTAATGAAAGAATCTGGGTTGTCAACGTTTACCTTGTCAAGAGGGCTCTCAGATAATGTTATACTTCCTACATATTTGGGACAAATGTTAAATGCACGCCAAAAGTCAACACCTAATATTATGTTAGTGGGGTCCTCAGGGACCACATAAGCTGTTATTACATGGAACTGACCTTCAAAAGTGATGGGTAGATTCATGTACCCGATACAGTTTAGAGGGTGATTGCCAGCTGCTGTTAAAGGAGGACGGACATTCTGTTGCAAGGTGCAGTCTATTAAATTGAGATGCGCATTGTTACCGATTACAGTTACTGCAGCACCAGAATCCAGCAAAGCACAAGCAtccatattgttaattttaatatttacataaGGCCTAGTATCAAAGAGAGGCTTATTCTGCAGAATTGTAGATATTTGATAAGATGTAGAGAATGTTTTGATGAATTTAAGCCCAGAGTCCCAATCTTGCTTATCAAAATGACTACAATTCCGCTCATCTAGTTTTTTGTATCTGCCTTTTTATTACAAACCGGACAATCAGGTGTTTTGACATCTTTCTTGCcacatttaaaacaaaacacGTCCCTACTAGCCGTACATTGCCGAATATGATGATTATTACTACGGCACCTTGGGCAATACGGTTGTTGTTTATTGTTTTGATCAGCATTGGACACAGAatgtatataattttgttgttGAGActtgttttgattttgattctGGCTATAATTTGTGGTGTTTTTAGAATATTgccctttattataattattgttatatgtgtaattttgtttattatatgtattgttGTTAAATTTATTTGGACTTTTATTTGATTCCCTAGAGTACGCAAATTCGGGTGCAACAGTGTCAGAAGTCACTCTTGGTGGCTCCTGAAATTGTGAGTGTCGAGAATGATAAGTCTCGTAATTGCGACACAATGAGCGTAAAGAATCAATTGTCCTAATTTCGGTAGATGATGCTGCTAGTGTACTTGCGTAACACGGCCTAATATTGTGAAGTAAGGTTTCGAGCTGCTCCGCTTCGCTTGGGGGTGTCGAAAGACGAGAAAACATACCACTCATAATGGAAAGATAAACAGTTATGTTTTCATGTTCACCCTGAGTCCGAGAGCGAATCTCCGTCGTTAGTCGGTAATCATAATTAGATTGATCGAAGTCCTCTTTCAATTTAGCAGCGAGTTCTGGCCAGGAAGAAATATTGTCCCGTACCGAACGGAACCAATGCAGAGCGTTGTCCTGAAAAATTTCGGTGGCGAAAGCTAATACTTTTGTTGATGCAATGTTACGTGCAACAATAAATTCGTCGACGCGCTGTATAAATGAGCGGACACAAGTTTTgccattaaattttaatttactcAAGTCAGCTACAGTGCGATCGCAAGTCACCGAAATCAAGTTCTGAACCTCTGGGGCCGCCGTCGAGGTCTCACTAGAGGGACCCGCGCCTAAATTAGAAGAAGTTGTCGCTATTTGTGTAGGCCTCTTAGCTTGAAGAGCCGCGAGCTTCTGGGAGGCGACTTTATGCCCCTCTAGGATATCCTTATATTCTTTTCTGTCGTCACCGCACGTTATCCTCGCTAAACGATTATGAAGATGATTTAGCATATTTTGCGTTCtcataatagtaggtacacttggTTCAGAAATATCAAGATTCAATTGTATTTTTGTAAGAACTTCTACGCAACCCCTAAGATCCTGTCGAATATCTAGCGGAGACTCTAATATGTGCTCAGCCGGGTGCTCCGCGGCTAATTTTACAATTTGTCTTCGCAATTCCTCTACTGAAGAACCGGCAGTAGCACCTCGGATCTGAACCTCATATTCAAGCTCCGATTTTTGAAGAGAAAGATATTTGACAGGCAGCATCgtgaatttaaatttaattagagGGTAAGTGGTAAGGAGCAGAAACTAATAAGCTTATATTAAAAATTCTCCGATCTGTTACAAAAGTTGATGAATGATAAACGTTTGGTTTTCCCAATTAGtagaaataaagataaaaacagGTTAGTTGCAAATAAAAAGAAGAAAAGCGTGCTACTAATGTGTACTTTCCACTCGATAGAAACAATTAATACTAATTTCACTATATTTGTGATACTAAGCGTAATTTAACactaacataaaataaattatagaaTTTGACTATATGTGGGTAGAAATCAATTTACGAAACACCTTACAAAATTACCAAATTACTTTCCACTAATAGTACACCTTAGTAGCAAATGAAACCAAAAAAAAACGTTGCACAGAAAAAAGAATAAGCCACAAACATACACTAACTACAAAAGCCGAGAAATAAATAGGATTTGTGTGAATTTAACCACGTTAGAGGGCGCCAGTGTCACGATTAGGATCTTAACTACCTTTTAGAAGAGAGAAATGAGTAATCTCGATTCGTgcaaaagaatatttaatttaactaaaaaaactaaaaaaactaaaaaaaactaaatggccAAGAGGGTCGTAAGTTTGGTTTTATAAATCCACACAATATCCACTTTACTCTGCGGTTAGGTACTCTCGCCTGGGTGTGCGCGGGCGCTGAACTGTGGCCGACTGTACTCAGGGCCGCCCGGTGCTTGAGACGGGGTGGTCTTCCGACTGACGAGAGAAGCGTAGCGCAGTGTAGGTGTGGCTGCGGCGAGTGTACTACCCAACGTAGTAGTAGGCTGCGGTGGATCCTCCACCACAAAATTCAGCCCGAACTTTGGACCCTGGAACGCGTCATCCAAACGCATGAGATTACAGTCCGGCTACGTAATTTGTGAGCATCCCCGGCGAGCGGCAGGAAAAGAAAGCACCTAAAATGTAGCAGTGATGCCGTGGATGTTCACAATCAGAGTCGGAGATTACAATTTGTAAAGATGATGCAATAATTTACTATTTCAAAATGAGGGTGGAAATAATTTTTGAAGCAATATCGTTACAGCAGCATGATCGAGCAGTCATTATACACTTAGTATTTAATTGTGAAATGGTTTGATGAAGTAAAGTAAAAGCACTAAAATtatcttaatatttaattagcATGGAAAATCTACATTTGCGTTACCTAATAAATTTACCACTTACCCAATTTGGGGTTTACTTTCACTCGCGATAGTACATAGTCAACGTATTACGACTGTTGGCGATGCGCTCGTTATATCTGTACCTAGTTATGTTTTACTTATGAAAAACCATAGTCGTGTTAAATTAGCTTTTAATTCCTTAGTCTTAAGGTTGATATTTGTTTGTAGCATGTCTAATGCAACCTGTTACCATGCGCCGCCAGGCAGTCCGCTGCTGGCCGCGAGCCTATGCACATACGATCTCGTGACATTTTTTGTAATTGTGTTTTTTCCGAAATACATCATCGTGTTAGAAGTCGGCCTTTTCTTCAAACGAACCCCATACAGTTAACAAAGTGGTCTTCAAACCGGATCCATGCACCGTACCCCGACCACGATAGAAACGCGTGGGTCGAAAGCGCGTCGTGCAGAACAATTAAGGAGGCTTCTAGAAGAAGAACAAAGAATGTCCCTAAATGGCGAGCCGAGTAAAGCACCTTATGGTCATAGTTCTACAGCCAGGTTGGAAGAAATTAAGCCAGCTTCAAGTATTCCGAAAGATTTAGCTATCACAAAAACAATAGCCGGTAGCGTAAAATCTGAACCAACCGCGGCAGAATTTCGCAAGAAAATGCTTCATACTTCTGCTTCGTATGCCAGCAAAGCTTCTAGCAGCAAGGGCTCAAGAACTTCATCGG
This window encodes:
- the LOC134805671 gene encoding uncharacterized protein LOC134805671; this translates as MLPVKYLSLQKSELEYEVQIRGATAGSSVEELRRQIVKLAAEHPAEHILESPLDIRQDLRGCVEVLTKIQLNLDISEPSVPTIMRTQNMLNHLHNRLARITCGDDRKEYKDILEGHKVASQKLAALQAKRPTQIATTSSNLGAGPSSETSTAAPEVQNLISVTCDRTVADLSKLKFNGKTCVRSFIQRVDEFIVARNIASTKVLAFATEIFQDNALHWFRSVRDNISSWPELAAKLKEDFDQSNYDYRLTTEIRSRTQGEHENITVYLSIMSGMFSRLSTPPSEAEQLETLLHNIRPCYASTLAASSTEIRTIDSLRSLCRNYETYHSRHSQFQEPPRVTSDTVAPEFAYSRESNKSPNKFNNNTYNKQNYTYNNNYNKGQYSKNTTNYSQNQNQNKSQQQNYIHSVSNADQNNKQQPYCPRCRSNNHHIRQCTASRDVFCFKCGKKDVKTPDCPVCNKKADTKN